A single Lactuca sativa cultivar Salinas chromosome 8, Lsat_Salinas_v11, whole genome shotgun sequence DNA region contains:
- the LOC128127914 gene encoding uncharacterized protein LOC128127914: MCQLLQNDVDFEFNEACKEAFDKIKELLTSTPIIQAPNWDLPFEIMCDASNYDVGAVLGQKNGKVSHVSYYASRTLDNAQSNYSTTEKELLTIVFAVEKFRQYLLGTKVIVYLDHADLKRGAFHKGTKCPKIQSLFVKFFDVWGIDFMGPFPVSFGNVYILLAVDYVSKWVEAKATRSDDAKKVIEFLKSNIFVRFSVPRALISDRGTHFCNKMMEALLRKYNVTHRVSTAYHP, encoded by the exons atgtgccaaCTCTTGCAAAATGATGTTGATTTTGAGTTCAATGAGGCATGCAAAGAAGCCTTTGACAAGATCAAAGAGTTACTTACATCCACTCCTATCATACAAGCTCCAAATTGGGATCTCCCCttcgagatcatgtgtgatgcaagcaaTTATGATGTTGGCgccgttttgggtcaaaagaatggaAAAGTCTCCCATGTGAGCTACTATGCATCCAGGACActagacaatgctcaaagcaactactctacCACAGAGAAGGAGCTATTGACCATAGTGTTCGCTGTGGAGAAGTTTCGACAATATCTACTTGGCACCAAAGTTATAGTGTATTTGGATCATGCGGATCTCAA ACGGGGAGCATTTCACAAAGGAACCAAATGCCCCAAAATccaatccttgtttgtgaaatTTTTTGACGTATGGGGGATTGATTTTATGGGCCCATTTCCCGTCTCATTTGGCAATGTTTACATCTTACTTGCGGTTGACTATGTCTCAAAATGGGTTGAGGCCAAAGCCACAAGATCGGATGATGCCAAAAAGGTTATTGAGTTTTTGAAGTCTAATATCTTTGTGAGGTTTAGTGTGCCTAGGGCATTGATCAGTGATCGAGGGACGCATTTCTGCAACAAGATGATGGAAGCTTTGTTGAGAAAGTACAATGTGACTCATCGTGTCTCTACCGCCTACCACCCTTAA